A single region of the Leptospira bouyouniensis genome encodes:
- a CDS encoding LA_3334 family protein — translation MNKKRKIHFKRKLLLNCLVFLFFGGMNLFGAEIELPSGNKYLGKIISEDERSILFQFQGKDYRIPKSELTKIEKDKSGGDFSIGLSRIVLHDNSQLIGYLIEEDQDHIILQTQLGFVNIDKSRIEKSDLNREKNFPPPKKYLVSSLESLNTFVGLGYGFYRSPSLDITLNQLYLSLEPAYLDWKGYGRIGLQLDGIWGVNSDYRINMFNGIVYYYSHYQFPQNPLLNFYGKVGLGGNYVNTIAEDRNRSGLNPLAMIEIGWQGYKINDFQLRLGINTFCGFETTTTVCFSGPTIQGMLKF, via the coding sequence ATGAATAAAAAGAGAAAAATCCATTTTAAACGCAAACTATTATTGAATTGTCTGGTCTTTCTATTTTTTGGTGGCATGAATTTGTTTGGAGCAGAAATTGAATTACCTTCTGGCAATAAATATTTAGGAAAAATAATATCAGAAGATGAGAGGTCAATCTTATTCCAATTTCAGGGTAAGGATTATCGTATACCGAAATCTGAACTAACTAAGATTGAAAAAGATAAGTCTGGTGGCGATTTTAGTATTGGACTATCCAGAATTGTTTTACATGATAATAGTCAATTAATAGGCTATCTGATTGAAGAAGACCAAGATCATATTATTTTGCAAACTCAATTAGGTTTTGTTAATATAGATAAATCAAGAATTGAAAAATCAGATTTAAATAGGGAAAAAAATTTCCCACCTCCCAAAAAATATCTGGTCTCTTCCTTGGAATCGCTAAATACATTTGTAGGGTTAGGTTATGGGTTTTACAGGTCTCCAAGTTTAGATATAACACTCAACCAATTGTATTTAAGCCTGGAACCTGCATACTTAGATTGGAAGGGCTATGGAAGGATTGGTTTGCAATTAGATGGTATTTGGGGAGTAAACTCAGATTACAGAATCAATATGTTTAATGGAATCGTTTATTATTACTCTCATTATCAATTTCCACAAAATCCTCTTTTGAATTTTTACGGAAAAGTTGGGTTAGGTGGAAATTATGTTAATACAATTGCAGAAGATAGGAATCGATCAGGTTTAAATCCGCTTGCCATGATTGAGATAGGTTGGCAGGGTTATAAAATTAATGATTTCCAATTACGGCTGGGCATAAATACTTTTTGTGGTTTTGAAACTACCACAACCGTTTGTTTTTCTGGACCTACGATTCAAGGAATGTTGAAGTTTTGA
- a CDS encoding kelch repeat-containing protein, which yields MKFLLIIIFSVLFLIHCYNSPLSDTEALEKIKLEGFGLSNIGETSANIFVLCSEKTNGLMAFSELPLNGVGALLGADNVRVSIREGKEHLFIVDGLKPNTRYYYQVYCKELGAATSGNQSFVTTSNDFLDRINGLRSIWILGGIGSNFEPVGMIDVFDPIENRWFENVSQIPTPRAFSQIVYHKGYIFVIGGATKVGSSWIQSRIVERFDTVRNEWKRMADMPIDLQGGIGVSNGEEVYLISGSTTMDMTTGTILNTVFRFNPSLGSMGQWTQYTSNNAIFPRLDMGGCIMNGSLFYSGGRLYSDGNSYATTDVYLPSANSTTTLVEASINQARHGVATVCYNPQSSDPYPNDSQAFLVVGGSTASNFNQPVTAITPSSSYDYYRTGISSNIFQAGPTLPASVYYPSIAIAYQNRRAYVMGGSTSINIPTDNIYSIDLANPIGGPWRLESIKMPRPRFAHKAVILSR from the coding sequence TTGAAATTTTTATTAATCATTATTTTTTCTGTTCTTTTTTTAATCCACTGTTACAACTCACCACTTTCTGATACAGAAGCTTTAGAAAAAATAAAGCTCGAAGGATTTGGACTTTCGAATATAGGTGAAACTAGTGCAAATATCTTTGTCCTCTGTTCTGAAAAAACGAATGGACTCATGGCTTTTTCTGAACTTCCCCTCAATGGAGTAGGAGCCTTGCTTGGTGCAGATAATGTGAGGGTAAGTATTAGAGAAGGAAAAGAACACCTCTTCATTGTAGATGGATTAAAACCTAATACAAGATACTATTATCAAGTATACTGCAAGGAACTTGGTGCAGCAACAAGTGGGAATCAATCCTTTGTGACAACATCAAACGACTTTCTAGATAGAATCAACGGACTTCGATCGATTTGGATTTTAGGAGGGATTGGATCCAATTTTGAACCAGTAGGAATGATTGATGTATTTGATCCAATTGAAAATCGATGGTTTGAAAACGTTTCTCAGATACCTACGCCTAGAGCTTTTTCGCAAATAGTATATCATAAAGGATATATTTTTGTAATTGGCGGAGCCACAAAAGTAGGTTCGTCTTGGATACAATCTAGAATTGTCGAAAGATTCGACACAGTCCGAAATGAATGGAAAAGAATGGCTGATATGCCAATCGATTTGCAAGGGGGGATCGGTGTTTCCAATGGTGAAGAAGTCTATCTAATCTCTGGTTCTACAACTATGGATATGACTACTGGAACCATCTTAAACACAGTTTTTCGTTTTAATCCAAGCTTGGGAAGTATGGGACAATGGACTCAATACACATCAAATAATGCAATTTTTCCTAGACTTGATATGGGTGGATGCATCATGAACGGATCTCTCTTTTACAGTGGAGGACGCTTATATTCAGATGGAAATTCATATGCAACTACAGATGTGTATTTGCCATCAGCCAATTCTACTACTACATTAGTCGAAGCATCTATCAACCAAGCTAGGCATGGGGTTGCAACTGTTTGTTATAATCCACAAAGTTCAGATCCTTACCCGAATGATTCTCAAGCTTTTCTAGTTGTAGGAGGAAGTACAGCTTCAAACTTCAATCAACCGGTAACTGCAATAACACCTTCATCCTCTTACGATTACTACCGGACTGGTATTAGTTCAAATATCTTCCAAGCAGGTCCCACACTACCAGCATCTGTTTATTATCCAAGTATCGCAATCGCTTATCAAAATCGAAGAGCGTATGTTATGGGTGGTTCTACAAGTATCAACATTCCTACTGATAATATTTACTCTATTGATTTGGCGAATCCTATAGGCGGGCCTTGGCGATTAGAATCCATAAAAATGCCAAGACCAAGATTTGCTCATAAGGCGGTAATCTTAAGCCGATGA